One window of Prochlorococcus marinus XMU1405 genomic DNA carries:
- a CDS encoding cytochrome c oxidase subunit 3 → MTTLDSSKEIQKNNSEVNETHEDFRMFGLITFLIADGMTFAGFFAAYLTYKAVNPLPDGAIYELELPIPTLNTILLLVSSATFHKAGKALLKDKNSESQKWLTITAFLGIIFLICQLFEYFHLPFGLTDNLFASTFYALTGFHGLHVTLGTLMILIIAWQSRINGGRLTSQNMFPLEAVELYWHFVDGIWVILFIILYLL, encoded by the coding sequence ATGACAACTCTAGATAGCTCAAAAGAAATCCAAAAAAATAATTCTGAAGTTAATGAAACACATGAAGATTTCAGAATGTTTGGTCTTATAACTTTCCTAATTGCGGATGGAATGACTTTTGCTGGATTCTTTGCTGCTTATTTAACTTATAAAGCAGTAAATCCATTACCTGATGGTGCTATTTATGAATTGGAACTACCAATACCTACACTCAATACAATTTTGTTACTTGTTAGTAGTGCTACTTTCCATAAAGCAGGCAAAGCACTTTTAAAAGATAAAAACTCTGAATCCCAAAAATGGTTAACAATTACTGCTTTTCTTGGAATTATTTTTTTAATATGTCAATTATTTGAATATTTTCATTTACCCTTTGGATTAACCGATAATTTATTTGCAAGTACTTTTTATGCTCTTACTGGTTTTCATGGATTACATGTCACTTTAGGCACTTTAATGATTTTAATTATTGCTTGGCAATCGAGAATCAATGGAGGAAGATTAACTAGTCAAAATATGTTCCCATTGGAAGCTGTTGAATTGTACTGGCATTTTGTAGATGGAATATGGGTTATTTTATTTATTATCTTGTATCTTTTATAA
- the ctaD gene encoding cytochrome c oxidase subunit I, protein MTISIDPQKTNNESLQPKGWLRYFSFSLDHKVIGIQYLVCGFLFYLIGGTLASAIRIELASPMSDFMPRDVYNQVLTLHGTIMIFLWIVPVVNGAFGNYLIPFYVGARDMAFPRLNAVAFWLIPPSGLMLVASYFVEGAAQAGWTAYPPLSITTPQSGQIIWILSVLLLGGSSIFGGINFIATIIKLRRPGLKLMQLPMYCWAMLGTSLLVVLSTPVLAGTLILLSFDIIANTGFFNPVLGGNVVVYQHLFWFYSHPAVYIMVLPAFGLVSEILPVHARKPLFGYTTMVFSIMGIVVLGLVVWAHHMFTSGTPPWMRLFFTIATAFIAVPTGIKFFNWVATLWGGKISINSAMLFSCGFIINFVFGGITGVALAQVPFDIHVHDTYFVVAHFHYIVYGGTVFIIFSSIYHWFPKVTGKMLNEKLGILHFIITFIGFNLCFAPQHWLGLNGMPRRVAEYDPQFQFVNQISSLGALLMAISTIPFLINVLLSVRNGKDAGDNPWKALTPEWLTSSPPPVENWEGEAPLVEEPYGYGKEISEQK, encoded by the coding sequence ATGACAATATCAATTGATCCACAAAAAACTAATAATGAAAGCCTTCAACCTAAAGGCTGGCTTAGATACTTTAGTTTTAGCCTTGATCATAAAGTAATTGGGATACAATACTTAGTTTGCGGGTTTCTTTTCTATTTAATAGGAGGAACCTTAGCTAGTGCCATAAGAATTGAACTAGCTAGTCCAATGTCTGATTTTATGCCAAGAGATGTTTATAACCAAGTTTTAACTTTACACGGAACAATAATGATATTCCTCTGGATAGTGCCTGTAGTTAACGGTGCTTTTGGAAATTATTTAATTCCATTTTATGTAGGTGCAAGAGATATGGCATTCCCAAGATTAAATGCCGTAGCTTTTTGGTTAATTCCTCCTTCAGGGTTGATGCTGGTTGCAAGCTATTTTGTTGAGGGTGCTGCTCAGGCTGGATGGACTGCTTATCCTCCTTTGAGCATAACTACTCCTCAATCCGGACAAATTATTTGGATTCTTAGCGTTCTATTACTTGGAGGCAGTTCTATATTTGGTGGAATAAACTTTATAGCGACCATTATCAAACTAAGAAGGCCAGGATTAAAACTTATGCAATTACCAATGTATTGTTGGGCAATGCTTGGGACAAGTCTATTAGTTGTTTTGTCAACTCCTGTTTTAGCAGGCACTTTAATCCTACTTAGCTTCGATATCATCGCTAACACAGGATTTTTCAATCCTGTGTTAGGTGGCAATGTAGTAGTTTATCAGCATTTATTTTGGTTTTATTCTCATCCAGCTGTATACATTATGGTCCTTCCTGCCTTTGGTTTAGTTAGTGAAATACTTCCTGTACATGCTAGAAAACCACTTTTTGGATATACAACAATGGTTTTTTCAATAATGGGGATAGTAGTTTTAGGTTTAGTTGTATGGGCGCATCACATGTTTACGAGTGGGACGCCCCCTTGGATGAGATTGTTCTTTACTATCGCCACAGCATTTATTGCTGTTCCAACAGGTATAAAATTTTTCAATTGGGTTGCAACATTATGGGGAGGCAAAATCTCCATCAATAGTGCAATGTTATTCTCTTGCGGATTTATTATAAATTTTGTTTTCGGAGGTATCACAGGAGTTGCTTTGGCACAGGTACCTTTCGATATTCACGTACATGATACCTACTTCGTTGTAGCTCATTTTCACTACATAGTTTATGGGGGGACTGTTTTTATTATTTTCTCTTCAATTTATCATTGGTTCCCCAAAGTAACAGGAAAAATGCTCAACGAAAAATTGGGAATTTTACATTTTATCATTACTTTTATTGGATTTAACTTGTGCTTTGCGCCTCAACATTGGCTTGGTTTAAATGGAATGCCAAGAAGAGTTGCAGAATATGATCCTCAATTCCAGTTCGTTAATCAAATTAGTAGCCTTGGGGCTCTTTTGATGGCCATAAGTACAATTCCTTTTTTAATTAATGTATTACTAAGTGTGAGAAATGGTAAAGATGCTGGAGATAACCCTTGGAAAGCTCTTACACCTGAATGGTTAACATCATCTCCTCCTCCAGTTGAAAATTGGGAAGGAGAAGCTCCATTAGTTGAAGAGCCTTATGGTTATGGTAAAGAAATTTCCGAACAAAAATAA
- a CDS encoding heme o synthase, with protein MNSSNLENLNYKSSIRDEVVPSRKKLTLPPWLEVAKPRLIPLLLATTLGGMALTDEWPLSSPKLICTLGGGALAAAAAGALNCLWEMELDKRMTRTSKRALPAGKLSSETVFLAAVSCTLAASMLLVSGVNYLAAGLTLLGLFSYVILYTVILKPRTTKNIVFGGVAGAIPPLVGASAATGHVGLSGWWLFGLVMLWTPAHFWALAILLKDDYASVGIPMLPSVKGSVFTAKAISRYGWSTVLMSIMGVFALPEGGLLYGIMLLPFNGRLLQLINELKKSPDDLPRAKSLFRWSILYMFGICLLLLISRTQLSVEFEQQSMQIFLSLVSLLSN; from the coding sequence ATGAACAGTAGTAACTTAGAAAACTTGAACTATAAATCTTCAATTAGGGATGAAGTAGTACCTTCAAGAAAAAAATTAACTTTGCCGCCTTGGCTTGAAGTGGCAAAACCCAGATTAATACCACTTTTACTGGCCACGACTTTGGGAGGAATGGCTTTAACAGATGAGTGGCCTTTGTCTTCACCGAAACTTATCTGTACTTTAGGAGGCGGAGCTTTGGCAGCAGCAGCAGCAGGAGCTCTTAATTGTTTGTGGGAAATGGAATTAGATAAAAGGATGACAAGAACTAGTAAAAGAGCCTTGCCAGCAGGAAAGTTATCATCTGAGACTGTATTTTTAGCTGCTGTATCATGTACATTGGCAGCTTCGATGCTTCTAGTAAGTGGTGTAAATTATTTAGCTGCGGGATTAACTCTTCTTGGTTTATTTAGCTATGTAATTTTATATACAGTTATTTTGAAACCTCGTACAACAAAAAATATTGTTTTTGGAGGAGTTGCTGGTGCGATACCACCTTTAGTTGGAGCATCTGCTGCCACTGGGCATGTAGGTCTTAGTGGTTGGTGGTTGTTTGGTTTGGTAATGTTATGGACTCCAGCTCATTTTTGGGCCCTTGCAATTTTGTTGAAGGATGATTACGCATCTGTTGGTATTCCAATGCTACCCTCTGTTAAAGGATCTGTTTTTACTGCTAAAGCGATTTCTCGTTACGGATGGTCAACAGTTTTAATGAGCATTATGGGAGTTTTTGCTTTACCTGAAGGGGGTCTCTTATACGGAATTATGTTATTGCCATTTAATGGAAGACTTTTGCAATTAATAAATGAATTAAAGAAATCTCCTGATGATCTTCCAAGAGCAAAGTCTCTTTTTAGGTGGTCTATTCTCTACATGTTTGGCATTTGTCTTTTGTTATTAATTTCCAGAACCCAACTATCCGTAGAATTTGAGCAGCAATCTATGCAAATATTTTTGTCTTTAGTATCTCTGCTTAGTAATTAA
- a CDS encoding COX15/CtaA family protein yields MINNQLYKSKYLTIFKRLGSHSVLALIALIVIGGATRVMEAGLACPDWPLCYGSFFPLNHMNLRVFLEWFHRLDAFLVGILILFKFALAIIWKNEIPNWLPKTYSLLLFLVIIQGSFGALTVINLLDSYIVTGHLLIAFLLLITTISINQNLENEDIEEPLTWWRLLLFVPLLLTLIQSFVGVRLSSTWSAHICLSSNKQCLILNTHKLFAYPIAFSILFIIATAIYKRSLLYENWKYLSSLIFLLFSQITLGVLSLKTNLNEPIFIIGHQLNASLFIAILTTLIFRNPFTKKGLKHSLNSQMVGINS; encoded by the coding sequence TTGATTAATAACCAATTATATAAATCAAAATATCTGACAATTTTTAAAAGGTTGGGAAGTCATAGTGTACTTGCACTTATCGCACTAATCGTAATTGGAGGAGCTACGAGAGTGATGGAGGCGGGACTTGCCTGTCCAGATTGGCCATTATGTTATGGATCTTTTTTTCCTTTGAATCATATGAACCTAAGGGTATTTCTAGAGTGGTTTCATCGTCTAGATGCTTTTCTGGTTGGGATATTAATTCTTTTTAAATTTGCCCTCGCAATTATTTGGAAAAATGAAATTCCAAATTGGTTACCTAAAACTTATTCATTATTACTTTTTCTCGTTATCATCCAAGGATCTTTTGGAGCTTTAACAGTAATAAACCTGCTTGATTCATATATTGTTACTGGCCATCTTTTAATAGCTTTTCTACTTCTCATCACAACAATTTCAATAAATCAAAATTTAGAAAATGAAGACATAGAAGAGCCATTAACTTGGTGGAGATTATTATTATTTGTTCCTCTTTTACTTACTCTGATTCAATCTTTTGTTGGAGTAAGGCTCTCATCAACCTGGTCAGCACATATTTGCTTATCTTCTAATAAACAATGTCTAATTCTAAATACTCATAAATTATTTGCTTATCCAATTGCTTTTTCAATTCTATTTATTATTGCTACTGCAATTTATAAAAGAAGTTTGCTTTATGAAAATTGGAAATATCTCTCATCACTTATTTTTCTCTTGTTTTCCCAAATTACTTTGGGTGTTTTAAGTCTTAAAACAAATTTGAATGAACCTATTTTTATTATCGGTCATCAACTTAACGCCTCTTTATTCATTGCGATATTAACAACATTAATTTTTAGAAATCCTTTTACTAAAAAAGGTCTAAAACACTCCCTTAATTCCCAAATGGTCGGTATCAATTCATGA
- the groL gene encoding chaperonin GroEL (60 kDa chaperone family; promotes refolding of misfolded polypeptides especially under stressful conditions; forms two stacked rings of heptamers to form a barrel-shaped 14mer; ends can be capped by GroES; misfolded proteins enter the barrel where they are refolded when GroES binds): MAKQLSFSNESREALEKGVNFVANAVKVTIGPKAKNVVIEKKFGSPDIVRDGSTVAKEIEIENPISNLGAKLIEQVASKTKESAGDGTTTATILTQKMVQEGLKNIASGANPMELKKGMEAGLAFILEKLSSKSISLSGSDIQKVATVSAGGDEEIGSIISKAMDIVTSDGVITVEESQSLETELDITEGMSFDRGYSSPYFVTDQERQVCELENPKILITDQKISTLVDLVPILEEIQKSGSPFLILAEDIEGEALTTLVLNKNSGVLNVASVRAPLFGERRKAALEDISILTGAKLISEDKSMKLDNVSISDLGKAKKITITKDKTTIVAFEDTKDLVKARVEKLKREVNITESEYDQDKINERIAKLAGGVALIKVGAATETEMKYKKLRIEDSLNATKAAIEEGVVSGGGQTLIEISDDLLNLSETSSDDLRTGINIVKEALLEPTKQIAKNAGFNGDVVVAEIKRLNKGFNANSGKYEDLKDSGILDPTKVIRLALQDSVSIAAMLLTTEVAMADIPEPEAAAPGGSGGDPMGGMGGMGMPGMGGMGMPGMGGMGMPGMGGMGMPGMGGMGMPGMM, encoded by the coding sequence ATGGCTAAACAGTTAAGTTTTTCTAATGAATCAAGAGAAGCGCTAGAAAAAGGTGTGAATTTTGTAGCTAATGCAGTAAAGGTTACTATTGGGCCAAAAGCAAAAAACGTTGTAATAGAAAAGAAATTTGGTTCGCCAGATATAGTAAGAGATGGATCTACAGTTGCTAAAGAAATCGAGATTGAAAACCCTATTTCTAATTTAGGTGCGAAATTAATAGAACAAGTTGCATCCAAGACAAAAGAGAGTGCTGGTGATGGAACAACAACAGCAACCATTTTAACTCAGAAGATGGTTCAGGAGGGATTAAAAAATATTGCTTCTGGCGCCAACCCTATGGAGTTAAAAAAAGGTATGGAGGCAGGCCTTGCTTTTATCTTAGAAAAATTAAGTTCCAAAAGTATTTCATTAAGTGGTTCTGACATCCAAAAAGTTGCAACAGTTAGTGCTGGAGGTGATGAAGAAATTGGATCTATAATCTCTAAAGCAATGGATATTGTTACGTCAGATGGTGTAATAACTGTTGAAGAATCTCAATCACTAGAAACAGAATTAGATATAACTGAAGGAATGTCTTTTGATAGAGGTTATAGTTCTCCATATTTCGTAACAGACCAAGAAAGACAAGTTTGTGAACTTGAAAACCCTAAAATATTAATAACTGATCAAAAAATCTCAACTTTGGTTGATCTAGTGCCAATACTTGAAGAAATTCAGAAGTCAGGCTCACCTTTTCTTATTCTTGCTGAAGATATCGAAGGAGAGGCTTTAACCACTCTGGTTTTGAATAAGAATAGTGGGGTTTTAAATGTAGCTTCCGTGAGAGCCCCGTTATTTGGTGAGAGAAGAAAAGCTGCCCTTGAAGATATCTCAATTCTTACAGGCGCTAAGTTAATTAGCGAAGATAAATCGATGAAACTTGATAATGTATCGATTAGTGATTTAGGCAAAGCAAAAAAAATAACTATTACAAAGGATAAAACTACAATTGTGGCCTTCGAAGACACTAAAGATTTAGTTAAAGCGCGAGTAGAGAAATTAAAGAGAGAAGTCAATATAACTGAATCTGAGTATGATCAGGACAAAATCAATGAAAGGATAGCCAAACTAGCCGGAGGAGTAGCTCTTATCAAAGTAGGGGCTGCTACAGAAACAGAGATGAAGTATAAAAAGTTGAGAATCGAAGATTCCCTTAATGCTACGAAAGCTGCTATTGAAGAGGGTGTTGTTTCTGGAGGAGGACAAACTTTAATTGAAATATCAGATGACCTTTTAAATTTAAGTGAAACATCTTCAGATGATTTAAGAACAGGGATAAATATAGTCAAAGAAGCCCTTTTGGAACCCACCAAACAAATAGCAAAAAATGCTGGTTTTAATGGAGATGTAGTTGTCGCTGAAATTAAAAGACTTAACAAAGGTTTTAATGCTAATTCAGGAAAATATGAGGATTTAAAAGATTCAGGAATATTAGATCCAACCAAAGTAATAAGATTAGCTCTTCAAGATTCAGTATCTATTGCAGCTATGCTCCTAACAACAGAAGTTGCGATGGCAGATATTCCAGAGCCTGAAGCCGCAGCCCCTGGAGGTTCAGGTGGAGATCCAATGGGAGGAATGGGTGGCATGGGTATGCCAGGTATGGGTGGCATGGGTATGCCAGGAATGGGTGGCATGGGTATGCCAGGAATGGGTGGCATGGGTATGCCGGGTATGGGTGGCATGGGTATGCCGGGTATGATGTAA
- the coxB gene encoding cytochrome c oxidase subunit II: MLNKNIYLILIISLVFAISFWIGFNVNLLPEEASINAPIYDELFKILFIIGLIIFIGMTIAVIYSLFKFRKRNDQIGDGIALEGNLSLEIVWTIIPSIIVLLIGLYSYNIYDRMGGMKELNHNHEMMSSNTEKIWAGISQTSDNEIAANNLSIEVSAMQFAFLFNYPKGNFISGELHVPVDQKVSMKMESKDVIHAFWVPEFRIKQDIIPGQPTILNFTPTKVGKYPIICAELCGPYHGGMRASIIVEEASDYKEWFNKNKKPEVNL, translated from the coding sequence TTGTTAAATAAAAACATTTATTTAATACTTATTATTTCCCTCGTTTTTGCTATATCTTTTTGGATTGGTTTTAATGTAAATTTGCTCCCAGAGGAAGCAAGTATTAATGCGCCAATTTACGATGAACTTTTTAAAATTCTTTTCATCATTGGATTAATTATTTTCATAGGAATGACAATAGCAGTTATTTATAGCTTATTTAAGTTTAGGAAAAGAAATGATCAGATAGGAGATGGTATTGCTTTAGAGGGAAATTTAAGCTTAGAAATTGTATGGACAATTATCCCTTCAATAATTGTTTTATTAATAGGTTTATATAGTTACAACATCTACGATCGAATGGGAGGGATGAAAGAACTAAATCATAACCACGAAATGATGAGTTCTAACACTGAAAAAATATGGGCTGGAATAAGTCAAACTTCTGATAATGAAATAGCAGCAAATAATTTATCAATTGAAGTTTCAGCTATGCAATTTGCATTTCTATTCAATTATCCCAAAGGCAATTTCATATCAGGAGAACTACACGTTCCTGTTGATCAAAAAGTATCAATGAAAATGGAATCCAAAGATGTCATTCATGCTTTTTGGGTACCAGAGTTCAGAATTAAACAGGATATTATTCCTGGACAACCGACTATTCTAAATTTTACTCCTACAAAAGTAGGAAAATATCCGATAATTTGCGCAGAATTATGTGGCCCATATCATGGAGGTATGAGAGCCTCCATAATTGTTGAAGAAGCATCTGATTACAAGGAATGGTTTAACAAAAATAAAAAACCAGAGGTAAATTTATGA
- a CDS encoding ABC transporter permease — protein sequence MELQQYNLFFLYQETFALTKRLFIQLKRRPSTLLAGILQPIIWLFLFGALFSKAPEGFLPGVDSYGNFLGAGLIVFTAFSGALNSGLPLMFDREFGFLNRLLVAPLTSRLSIVLSSFFYITILSFVQSIVIMVVSYILGYGWPNLYGLGIVFTTLVLLVLFVTSISLCLAFVLPGHIELIALIFVINLPLLFASTALAPISFMPNWLGWLASLNPLTFAIEPIRTAYTQTMDLEIVALHAPYGDLTCKSCISILFSLTVFSLIIIRPLLNRKLN from the coding sequence ATGGAATTACAACAGTATAATTTATTTTTTTTATATCAAGAAACATTTGCTTTAACAAAGAGATTATTTATTCAATTAAAAAGAAGACCATCAACTCTTTTGGCAGGAATATTACAACCCATAATTTGGCTTTTTTTATTTGGGGCATTATTCTCTAAAGCTCCTGAAGGTTTTTTACCAGGAGTTGATTCTTATGGAAATTTTTTAGGAGCAGGACTTATTGTTTTTACTGCTTTTAGCGGAGCTCTAAACTCTGGTCTTCCTTTAATGTTTGATAGAGAATTTGGATTTCTTAATAGATTACTTGTGGCTCCTTTAACCAGCAGATTATCCATAGTTTTATCTTCTTTTTTCTACATAACAATCCTAAGCTTTGTTCAGAGTATTGTAATAATGGTGGTTTCATACATTTTGGGTTATGGATGGCCAAACTTATATGGTTTAGGAATTGTTTTTACAACACTAGTTTTATTAGTTCTTTTCGTAACATCCATAAGTTTATGTTTGGCGTTTGTTTTGCCTGGTCATATTGAATTAATCGCTCTTATATTTGTAATAAACTTACCCCTTCTTTTTGCAAGCACTGCTTTAGCTCCAATCTCTTTTATGCCAAATTGGCTAGGGTGGCTAGCTTCATTAAATCCATTAACTTTTGCTATTGAACCTATTAGGACTGCCTATACACAAACTATGGATTTAGAAATAGTGGCTTTACATGCCCCATATGGTGATTTAACTTGTAAGAGTTGTATCTCAATTTTATTTTCTTTAACAGTTTTTTCCTTGATTATTATAAGGCCTCTGTTAAATAGAAAGTTAAATTAG
- a CDS encoding AbrB family transcriptional regulator: protein MLEGKELLEKAKLLSKKSEDEIAKGCGYVGPSGRILRKSFYRALIEAKGYKLGNGRQGKIGNRASRGRQTEFKTKVHGNGNLLIGHAYTKKLGLEPGQEFKIDLKKDSKTIYLIPLN from the coding sequence ATGCTAGAGGGAAAAGAACTTCTTGAAAAAGCAAAATTATTAAGTAAAAAATCTGAAGATGAGATAGCAAAAGGTTGTGGTTACGTCGGTCCTAGCGGAAGAATCTTAAGGAAAAGTTTTTATAGGGCGCTTATCGAAGCTAAGGGTTACAAATTAGGAAATGGTCGTCAGGGGAAAATTGGTAATAGAGCTTCAAGAGGCAGACAGACAGAATTCAAAACTAAAGTTCATGGCAATGGGAACCTATTAATAGGTCATGCCTACACCAAAAAATTAGGTCTAGAACCTGGTCAGGAATTTAAAATAGATCTTAAAAAAGATTCAAAAACAATTTATCTGATTCCATTAAATTAG
- a CDS encoding ABC transporter ATP-binding protein: MNYIKVKELSKSYSDIKALKNLSMEIEAGTLFGILGPNGAGKSTLIKILATLIEPDSGEVFINNINLIKNSRKIRELIGYVAQDIALDKILTGRELLDFQSDLYHINKNKKFERINTLIDQLEMNDWIDRKCGTYSGGMKRRIDLAAGLLHLPQVLILDEPTVGLDIESRNIIWQLLKDLRNNGMTIILSSHYLDEIDKLADRLVIIDDGRVIAQGTPAELKNKLGGDRVTLKVREFSNQEEAKNICQILSSIDGISQIIINEAQGFSINFVADKEKDLLTKLKVELAFSKFEIFSLTQSQPSLDDVYLQATGKTLLDAEISMAGKRDLKKESKQSMR, translated from the coding sequence ATGAATTATATAAAAGTTAAAGAGCTCTCAAAATCATATTCAGATATCAAGGCATTAAAAAATTTATCGATGGAAATTGAAGCTGGCACATTATTCGGAATACTTGGTCCAAATGGTGCTGGCAAATCAACACTAATAAAAATACTCGCTACTTTAATAGAGCCTGATAGTGGAGAAGTTTTTATAAATAATATTAATCTAATAAAAAATTCAAGGAAAATAAGAGAATTAATTGGTTATGTTGCCCAAGACATTGCACTTGATAAAATATTAACTGGACGAGAGCTTTTGGATTTTCAATCAGATTTATATCACATCAACAAAAACAAAAAATTTGAAAGGATAAATACATTAATAGATCAATTAGAAATGAATGATTGGATTGATCGTAAGTGCGGAACTTATTCAGGGGGAATGAAAAGAAGAATAGATCTGGCAGCTGGACTTTTACATTTGCCCCAAGTATTAATTTTGGATGAACCTACAGTTGGTTTAGATATTGAAAGTAGAAACATTATATGGCAACTTTTGAAAGATTTGAGAAATAATGGAATGACCATTATTTTAAGTAGTCACTATCTTGATGAAATAGATAAATTGGCTGACAGATTAGTGATAATTGATGATGGAAGAGTTATAGCACAAGGGACTCCTGCAGAGCTCAAAAATAAATTAGGAGGAGATAGAGTAACTTTGAAAGTAAGAGAATTTAGTAATCAGGAAGAAGCAAAAAATATATGTCAAATATTATCTTCAATAGATGGAATTAGTCAGATTATCATAAATGAAGCTCAAGGTTTCTCGATAAATTTTGTAGCAGATAAGGAAAAAGATTTACTTACGAAGCTAAAAGTGGAATTGGCCTTCTCAAAGTTTGAAATTTTTTCTCTTACCCAAAGTCAACCAAGCTTGGATGATGTATATCTTCAGGCAACTGGGAAAACATTATTGGATGCTGAAATTTCTATGGCAGGGAAAAGAGACCTAAAAAAAGAATCAAAGCAATCCATGCGATAA